CACACAAACCGATGAAATCGTACTCAAAAAATTCATCAACATCGGTGTCGCCGTGGATACGGAAAATGGTCTGGTCGTCCCCGTCGTCAAAGATGTCGATAAGAAAAACATCATCACCATTGCCCAGGAAATGAACACGCTGGCCATCAAAGCCCGTGACCGTAAACTGGAAATGAGTGATATGCAGGGCGGCACCTTTACCATCACCAACCTCGGCGGACTCGGGGGCACCTCATTCACACCCATCGTGAACTACCCGGAAGTCGCCATCCTGGGGATGTCCCGTTCCCGGAATGAATTCCAACTGGTGAATGACAGTCCCGTTCCCCGCCTGATGCTGCCACTGTCGCTCTCTTACGACCATCGGGTGATTAACGGTGCGGACGCGGCTCGCTTTATCGTACGCCTTTCCAGTTTACTCTCTGATCCATTCAATCTTCTGGTTGACTGCTAAAGACTAAAACTCGAATCGTATTAAAGCTTAAAACACAAACAGAAGGTGAATGCATATTATGTCTGGATCAGCAACCAGAGAAACGGATATTGTTGTCATCGGTGGCGGTCCCGGCGGTTACCCTGCCGCCTTTGATGCAGCCGACAAAGGCTTCAAAGTTATCATGGTCAACGACGACGTCGCTCCAGGCGGTGTCTGCCTGAACCGGGGCTGCATCCCCTCCAAGGCTTTGCTGCACGTTGCCAAACTGATCAACGAAACCAGAGAATCCGCCGCATGGGGTGTCACCTTTGAACCACCCAAAATTGATATCGACCAGTTACGCGAGTTCAAAAACAAAGTCGTCACCCAGTTAACCGGAGGCATCGGACAACTGGCAGGCGCCCGCAATGTTGAAATCGTCAAAGGCTTTGGTCGCTTTAAAGATTCCCATACTGTCGAAGTCAATAAACAGGATGGCACAACCGAAACCATCGGGTTCAAATACGCCATCGTCGCCACCGGTTCCTCACCCGCGGTTCCCCCCGCATTTGATCTGGATGATCCGCGGATTATGGATTCGACCGGCGCACTCGAACTGGCCGACATTCCGAAGAAGCTGCTCGTCGTCGGTGGCGGCTACATCGGTCTGGAAATGGGTAGTGTCTACGCGGCGCTCGGTTCCGAAGTCACCGTTGTCGAAATGACCGACGGCCTGCTTCCCGGTGCCGACCGCGATCTGGTTCGCCCTTTACAAAAGCGGCTCACCGAGAGCTTCGCCGCCATTCACTTGAAGACCAAAGTCGAAAAGCTGACACCCGACCCCAGCGGCGTCATCGCCGAACTGAGCGGCGAAGGAGTCGACCCCAAACAGACCTTCGACCGCGTGCTGATTTCCATTGGACGCCGCCCCAACAACAAAGGGATCGGCCTGGAAAATACCAAGCTCGAACTCGACGAACGCGGCTTTATCAAAAACGATTCCAACCAGCGCACCGCTGAGCCGCACATTTATGCCATCGGTGATATCGCCGGAGAACCGATGCTGGCACACAAAGCAACCCGGGAAGCAAAAGT
This window of the Gimesia fumaroli genome carries:
- the lpdA gene encoding dihydrolipoyl dehydrogenase gives rise to the protein MSGSATRETDIVVIGGGPGGYPAAFDAADKGFKVIMVNDDVAPGGVCLNRGCIPSKALLHVAKLINETRESAAWGVTFEPPKIDIDQLREFKNKVVTQLTGGIGQLAGARNVEIVKGFGRFKDSHTVEVNKQDGTTETIGFKYAIVATGSSPAVPPAFDLDDPRIMDSTGALELADIPKKLLVVGGGYIGLEMGSVYAALGSEVTVVEMTDGLLPGADRDLVRPLQKRLTESFAAIHLKTKVEKLTPDPSGVIAELSGEGVDPKQTFDRVLISIGRRPNNKGIGLENTKLELDERGFIKNDSNQRTAEPHIYAIGDIAGEPMLAHKATREAKVAVETIAGEPAEFDNIAIPAVVFTDPELAWCGVTEKEAKDQGLEVEITRFPWAASGRAQTLARTEGLTKMIFDKKTGRVLGVGIVGPGAGELIAEGVIAVEMAAVAGDVAESIHAHPTLSETLMEAAESFHGQATHMYKPKRK